The following are encoded together in the Bradyrhizobium algeriense genome:
- a CDS encoding PEPxxWA-CTERM sorting domain-containing protein — protein MVGTIAKLSCAVLLVVSAVPAKAVEVITNGDFQSGLTGWTSYTTANGTIAATPSLPGAPQPQNASVVSFNVTGSGASNALFLNAGKINPPYGSAPGEGGGVSQTFTTSGGMATFSADIAAFTRVNGLTAFGLMSVLLDGVVLDSFDFVGAGTSTTLHNTLDFTTNLTAGQHTIQLQATRIFAPGGGVTSQYFDNVSLDVLTPVPEPSTWAMLILGFVGVGFIAYRRRNGATLAA, from the coding sequence ATGGTTGGTACTATCGCTAAACTGTCTTGCGCTGTTCTTCTTGTTGTATCCGCTGTGCCAGCCAAAGCTGTCGAGGTGATCACGAACGGCGACTTTCAATCGGGTCTGACGGGATGGACCTCGTACACCACCGCGAACGGAACGATCGCGGCTACCCCGAGCTTGCCAGGTGCTCCGCAGCCGCAGAACGCCTCGGTCGTCTCTTTCAACGTGACGGGTTCCGGCGCTTCGAACGCGTTGTTCCTGAACGCAGGCAAGATCAATCCTCCCTATGGTTCCGCTCCCGGGGAAGGTGGTGGCGTCTCGCAGACGTTCACGACGTCGGGTGGCATGGCGACATTCTCGGCCGATATAGCGGCATTTACCCGCGTGAATGGTCTCACGGCGTTCGGATTGATGAGCGTACTGCTGGATGGCGTGGTGTTGGACAGCTTTGACTTCGTCGGCGCTGGCACATCGACGACACTGCACAACACGCTGGACTTCACCACCAACCTTACGGCTGGGCAGCATACCATCCAGCTACAGGCCACGCGTATCTTCGCACCCGGTGGTGGCGTTACCTCGCAGTACTTCGACAACGTATCGCTCGACGTGCTGACGCCCGTTCCGGAACCCTCAACCTGGGCGATGCTGATCCTTGGCTTCGTTGGTGTGGGTTTCATAGCTTACCGCCGTCGCAACGGCGCAACGCTCGCGGCCTGA
- a CDS encoding H-NS histone family protein, translating into MNKKPNFDGMSVDELWQLHEELSQILSVRLTSEKRELEKRLAQLRREKEMRQSESADVRSAPRERRKYPRVFPKYRNPEEPSETWSGRGKQPRWLTAALKTGHKIEEFVIGKPEASGEGSRRRRA; encoded by the coding sequence ATGAACAAGAAGCCAAATTTCGATGGAATGTCTGTAGACGAGTTATGGCAGCTCCATGAGGAGCTCAGTCAGATCTTGTCGGTTCGATTGACGTCGGAAAAGCGTGAGCTCGAGAAGCGGTTGGCGCAACTTCGGCGCGAGAAAGAGATGCGCCAATCGGAATCCGCGGATGTCCGAAGTGCGCCGCGCGAGCGCCGGAAGTACCCGCGCGTATTTCCAAAATATCGAAATCCCGAGGAGCCTTCCGAAACCTGGTCGGGTCGTGGAAAGCAGCCTCGCTGGCTCACAGCCGCGCTAAAGACCGGTCACAAGATCGAAGAATTCGTGATTGGCAAGCCGGAAGCCAGCGGCGAAGGTTCTCGCCGCCGCCGTGCATAG
- a CDS encoding undecaprenyl-phosphate glucose phosphotransferase, with protein MSIGADIGNKVGQLDNSAGGPPARFSSNAVPYLLSTADAFVILLSSVAGGIGYQLSIGNDVPNILPHCAVGLLASFIHILRMSGSGYYDFPDSAKPRVEIGEILICWFTTGLLLAFFAFLLKIGVDYSRGAFVVFYFAAPVGLLAVRKGTKVALAAAVLRGVIGRRDIVLIGDFHEIAALEPRDLLVFFGTSEVSRFTLSSEDDPVKRDAIDVSVINSAANFVRRNNCREVLLAMPWEDAPRLEFIRENVKSLPVAVRLLPDMRVRTLTNYASSARQRVLAIEIQRAPLSAAERFVKRVMDVVIASLALVFFLPIMALTAFAIKLDSPGPVIFRQFRKGFNGKQFMMFKFRTMTVQENGSAVVQATRDDPRVTSIGHLLRSASIDELPQLLNVVRGDMSLIGPRPHALAHDNYFETVLSEYAFRHHVKPGMTGWAQCNGARGGTPTIEHISERVKLDLWYINNWSLWLDIQILIKTFFEVLRRRNAY; from the coding sequence ATGTCGATCGGAGCGGATATTGGCAACAAGGTAGGCCAGCTCGACAATTCCGCTGGCGGTCCTCCTGCTCGTTTCTCCAGCAACGCGGTTCCCTATTTATTATCGACCGCAGATGCCTTCGTGATCCTGTTGTCCAGCGTGGCGGGGGGCATCGGCTATCAGCTGTCCATCGGCAACGACGTGCCGAACATTCTCCCGCATTGCGCAGTCGGCTTGTTGGCCAGCTTCATTCACATCCTGCGCATGAGTGGCAGCGGTTATTACGATTTTCCTGACAGCGCCAAACCGCGCGTCGAGATTGGCGAAATACTGATTTGCTGGTTTACGACAGGGTTGCTGCTCGCCTTCTTTGCGTTTCTGCTCAAGATCGGCGTCGATTATTCGCGTGGCGCCTTTGTGGTTTTTTATTTTGCTGCGCCGGTGGGATTGCTCGCCGTCAGGAAGGGTACCAAGGTGGCCCTGGCGGCTGCCGTTTTGCGCGGCGTGATTGGCCGGCGGGACATCGTGCTGATCGGCGATTTCCACGAGATCGCCGCGCTGGAGCCCCGGGATCTCCTGGTTTTCTTCGGTACTTCCGAAGTCAGCCGCTTCACGCTCAGTTCGGAAGACGATCCCGTGAAGCGCGACGCGATCGACGTCAGCGTCATCAACTCAGCCGCAAACTTTGTCAGGCGCAACAATTGCAGGGAAGTCTTGCTTGCGATGCCCTGGGAGGATGCACCCCGGCTGGAGTTCATCCGCGAGAACGTCAAATCGCTTCCGGTGGCGGTGCGGCTCTTGCCCGACATGCGGGTTCGGACGTTGACGAATTATGCGTCATCGGCGCGTCAGCGCGTCCTCGCCATCGAAATTCAACGCGCGCCGCTCAGTGCCGCGGAACGCTTCGTCAAGCGCGTGATGGACGTTGTCATCGCATCCCTGGCGCTGGTGTTCTTTCTGCCGATCATGGCGCTCACGGCTTTCGCCATCAAGCTTGACAGTCCCGGGCCGGTTATTTTCCGGCAGTTCCGCAAGGGATTTAATGGCAAGCAGTTCATGATGTTCAAATTCCGCACCATGACCGTCCAGGAAAACGGGTCCGCTGTCGTGCAGGCTACGCGCGACGATCCGCGGGTAACGTCCATTGGCCATCTGTTGCGATCGGCAAGTATCGATGAATTGCCTCAGCTGCTGAATGTCGTCAGGGGTGATATGTCCCTGATTGGTCCGCGTCCGCATGCGCTGGCTCACGACAACTATTTCGAGACGGTGCTGAGCGAGTATGCGTTCCGGCATCACGTCAAGCCCGGCATGACCGGTTGGGCGCAATGCAACGGAGCGCGCGGGGGCACACCCACGATCGAGCACATCTCCGAACGCGTCAAACTCGACCTCTGGTACATAAACAACTGGAGCCTGTGGCTGGACATCCAGATCCTGATCAAGACCTTTTTCGAGGTGCTACGTAGGCGCAACGCTTACTGA